In the Candidatus Cloacimonas acidaminovorans str. Evry genome, one interval contains:
- the ligA gene encoding NAD-dependent DNA ligase LigA: MNKNELKARIDRLRAEIEHHNRLYYTLAKPEISDYEYDMLVKELQELEAQYAEGAVEESPTQKVGSDLTPGAKTIPHKVRMASLENAYSLEEVLAFINRTNNDLGYASEYCAELKIDGFSINLYYENGNFIYATTRGDGLEGEDVTENFRLLPDVPFTIDYKGAIEIRGEIYIPVQDFLALNEFRRENELKTFANPRNAAAGSIKLKSREEVKSRHLKALFYALGYYETPLQYKNEIIDKQTRLLDFLDELGFPTSKRTLCKHYQEAEKFCLQMEQERYTIPYDIDGIVIKVNSLEDQKKLGWTAKSPKWAIAYKFKPEEKETVLESVSFQVGRTGAVTPVANLKPVFISGSTVSHATLHNADEIKRLDLHYGDTVLVVKSGEIIPKILSVNVSKRPVNAKPVIFPATCPVCNAPLQRDEDGSINYCPNANCPAQIQRKLEHFASREAMDIYGLGSSLIARLIETGQIKWIPDIYHLDYNKIAEMERMGKKSADNLQKAIEASKTKNFDRVLFALGIRHIGSITARTLAQHFKNIDALIMAKEEELLSVPDIGSIIARSIIGFFSQKSNRELIDSLRKVGLQFTYISPQSSAILAGKTFLITGTLPNYSRKDMETLITEHGGKILSGVSKQLNYLIVGENPGSKLDKAHQLGTVKIISEAELLDMLQ; encoded by the coding sequence ATGAATAAAAATGAATTAAAAGCCAGAATTGACCGCTTAAGAGCTGAAATAGAACATCATAATCGGCTCTATTATACTCTTGCCAAACCCGAAATCAGTGATTATGAATATGATATGCTGGTGAAGGAATTACAGGAATTGGAAGCACAATATGCAGAAGGTGCAGTTGAAGAATCACCCACTCAAAAAGTTGGAAGCGACCTTACTCCAGGGGCTAAAACCATTCCTCATAAAGTGCGGATGGCAAGTTTGGAAAATGCTTATTCTTTGGAAGAGGTTTTGGCTTTTATCAATCGGACAAATAATGATTTGGGTTATGCCAGTGAATACTGTGCGGAATTGAAAATAGACGGATTTAGCATCAACCTTTATTATGAAAACGGAAATTTTATTTATGCTACAACCCGGGGCGATGGTTTGGAAGGTGAAGATGTAACAGAAAATTTTCGTTTGCTCCCGGATGTTCCTTTTACCATTGATTATAAAGGAGCCATAGAAATTAGAGGCGAAATATATATACCCGTGCAGGATTTTCTGGCGCTGAATGAATTCCGCAGAGAAAATGAATTGAAGACCTTTGCTAATCCGCGTAACGCAGCTGCCGGCTCAATTAAGCTGAAAAGTAGAGAGGAAGTGAAGTCCCGTCATTTGAAGGCATTGTTTTATGCTTTGGGCTACTATGAGACCCCCCTGCAGTATAAAAATGAAATTATAGATAAGCAAACCCGATTATTGGACTTTTTGGATGAACTTGGCTTCCCAACAAGTAAAAGAACTTTATGCAAGCACTATCAGGAAGCGGAAAAATTCTGCCTGCAAATGGAACAGGAACGTTATACTATTCCCTATGATATTGATGGCATTGTGATTAAGGTTAATAGTTTGGAAGATCAGAAAAAATTGGGCTGGACGGCTAAAAGTCCCAAATGGGCAATTGCCTATAAATTTAAGCCGGAAGAAAAAGAAACCGTTCTGGAATCGGTTAGTTTTCAGGTTGGTAGAACCGGTGCAGTTACTCCTGTAGCTAATCTAAAGCCGGTTTTTATTTCCGGAAGCACCGTTTCTCACGCTACTTTGCATAATGCCGATGAAATAAAACGGTTGGATTTGCATTATGGCGATACTGTTTTAGTGGTTAAAAGCGGAGAAATTATCCCTAAAATCCTTTCCGTAAATGTCAGTAAACGCCCTGTAAATGCCAAACCGGTTATTTTTCCTGCAACCTGTCCTGTTTGTAATGCACCTTTACAACGCGACGAAGATGGCAGTATAAACTACTGTCCTAATGCCAATTGCCCCGCTCAGATACAGCGTAAACTGGAACATTTTGCTTCGCGTGAAGCAATGGATATTTATGGCTTAGGCAGTTCACTAATAGCGCGTTTGATAGAAACAGGTCAGATTAAATGGATACCTGATATCTATCATCTTGATTATAATAAAATTGCAGAAATGGAAAGAATGGGAAAAAAATCTGCCGATAATTTACAAAAAGCCATTGAAGCATCTAAAACCAAAAATTTTGACAGAGTTCTTTTCGCTCTCGGAATAAGACATATCGGCTCTATTACTGCCCGCACTCTGGCTCAACACTTTAAAAATATTGATGCTCTTATTATGGCAAAGGAAGAAGAACTTTTAAGCGTTCCCGATATTGGTTCCATTATTGCCCGGTCCATTATCGGTTTCTTCTCCCAAAAAAGCAATCGGGAATTGATTGACTCTTTGAGAAAAGTCGGATTACAATTCACTTACATAAGCCCGCAAAGTTCTGCTATCTTAGCTGGAAAGACCTTTTTAATAACGGGAACTCTGCCCAACTATAGTAGAAAAGATATGGAAACACTGATTACGGAACACGGAGGAAAAATTTTAAGTGGTGTAAGTAAACAGCTGAATTACCTTATAGTAGGTGAAAATCCCGGCTCCAAACTGGATAAGGCACACCAACTGGGAACGGTTAAAATTATCAGTGAAGCGGAACTTTTGGATATGCTGCAATGA
- a CDS encoding nitrilase-related carbon-nitrogen hydrolase: MKVSLLQFEPRLLDKEYNLKKMKQLLIGLKTDLVVLPELCNSGYVFANKEEVFSVAEEAGKGETYFVLNDIANSINCNIVYGYPELDGNNLFNSCMLIMPDGRFYNYRKTHLFNREKLFFSPGDTGFQVFTILNGVKIGMMICFDWQFPEAARTLALLGAQIICHPANLVLPWCQQAMKTRCLENRVFAVTANRIGTEINAGEIFNFTGQSQILNTRGEVLSSLSVSEEGTITVEINPEEANDKTVTERNDAFKDRRPEFYKL, translated from the coding sequence ATGAAGGTCTCCCTTTTACAATTTGAACCCCGTTTACTGGATAAAGAATACAACCTGAAAAAAATGAAACAGTTGCTTATCGGACTGAAAACAGACCTGGTTGTCCTGCCTGAATTATGTAATAGTGGTTATGTTTTCGCGAATAAAGAAGAGGTCTTCTCCGTTGCTGAAGAAGCAGGAAAAGGTGAAACATACTTTGTGTTAAATGATATTGCCAATAGCATTAACTGTAATATAGTTTATGGATATCCTGAGCTTGATGGCAATAACCTTTTTAATTCCTGTATGTTAATAATGCCTGACGGCAGATTCTATAACTATCGTAAAACCCATCTTTTTAATCGGGAAAAACTCTTTTTCAGTCCCGGAGATACCGGTTTTCAGGTTTTTACTATTTTGAATGGAGTAAAAATAGGAATGATGATCTGCTTTGACTGGCAATTTCCCGAGGCAGCCAGAACTCTTGCTCTTTTAGGAGCTCAAATAATCTGCCATCCTGCTAATTTAGTTCTCCCCTGGTGTCAACAGGCAATGAAAACCCGTTGTTTGGAAAATCGGGTATTTGCTGTTACTGCCAATCGTATAGGCACAGAAATCAATGCAGGAGAAATATTTAACTTTACTGGGCAAAGCCAAATATTAAATACCAGAGGTGAAGTTCTTTCCTCTCTGTCAGTTAGCGAAGAAGGAACTATAACCGTAGAAATTAATCCTGAAGAAGCAAACGACAAAACGGTAACTGAACGCAATGATGCCTTTAAAGATAGAAGACCAGAGTTTTATAAATTATGA
- the hydF gene encoding [FeFe] hydrogenase H-cluster maturation GTPase HydF, which translates to MSSTPRGERLNIAIIGKRNAGKSSLINALVGQDIAIVSAVPGTTTDPVDKRYELLPLGPVTFFDTAGVDDTGELGEKRIKATQKILYRADIAIFVSDGNAFNNAELKMIEKIREMELPMLIVFNKKDIIPVCQENIAFCQKYSLPYISVSSVTKEGIDECKEKLIQLSPKYLKENRIIAGDLVEPGNSVILVTPIDTSAPKGRLILPQVQTLRDLLDRNCLVTVVQETELKSALDKTKEPPSLVITDSQVIEMVANIVPEEIPLTTFSILFARYKGELDILLEGINRLKTLQNGDKILIAEACSHHIQKDDIGRVKIPNWMQKFSQKDLIFDVYAGYDFPDNLEEYTVCIHCGGCMITPMEMNRRIKECYRRGVPITNYGMTIAFLQGVLERTIKPLLNTKEKKE; encoded by the coding sequence ATGAGTAGCACCCCTCGTGGTGAACGCTTGAATATTGCTATAATCGGAAAAAGAAATGCCGGTAAAAGTAGTTTGATAAATGCCCTGGTGGGTCAGGATATTGCCATTGTATCCGCTGTTCCAGGCACAACAACAGACCCTGTTGATAAGCGTTATGAGCTCTTGCCTTTGGGTCCCGTAACTTTTTTTGACACTGCCGGAGTGGATGATACCGGTGAATTAGGTGAAAAAAGGATTAAGGCAACCCAAAAAATACTCTATCGTGCAGATATCGCTATTTTTGTTTCTGACGGCAATGCCTTCAATAATGCCGAACTGAAAATGATAGAAAAGATCAGGGAAATGGAACTGCCAATGCTTATTGTATTTAACAAAAAAGATATAATACCGGTATGTCAGGAAAATATTGCCTTCTGCCAAAAATATTCTCTGCCGTATATTAGCGTTTCTTCCGTTACCAAAGAGGGTATAGATGAATGTAAAGAGAAGCTTATTCAGCTCTCTCCCAAGTATTTGAAAGAAAACAGAATTATTGCCGGAGACCTTGTAGAACCTGGAAACAGTGTTATTTTGGTTACTCCAATTGATACTTCCGCTCCTAAAGGACGCCTTATTTTACCGCAGGTTCAGACATTGCGTGATTTGCTTGACCGAAACTGTCTCGTTACAGTTGTGCAGGAAACGGAGCTAAAATCCGCATTGGATAAGACAAAAGAACCCCCTTCTCTGGTAATAACCGATTCCCAGGTAATAGAAATGGTGGCAAATATTGTGCCTGAAGAAATTCCCCTAACTACTTTTTCCATCCTTTTTGCCCGCTATAAAGGTGAATTGGACATTCTTCTGGAAGGCATAAACCGCCTTAAAACACTGCAAAATGGAGATAAAATTTTGATAGCTGAGGCCTGTTCACATCATATTCAAAAAGATGATATCGGCAGAGTTAAAATTCCGAACTGGATGCAGAAATTCAGCCAAAAAGACCTGATTTTTGATGTTTATGCTGGCTATGACTTTCCCGATAACCTGGAAGAATACACTGTTTGTATCCATTGTGGCGGATGTATGATTACTCCGATGGAAATGAATAGAAGAATTAAAGAATGCTATAGACGCGGAGTCCCCATAACTAATTACGGAATGACCATTGCGTTTTTGCAAGGTGTTTTGGAAAGAACAATTAAGCCCTTATTAAATACAAAGGAGAAAAAAGAATAA
- the uvrA gene encoding excinuclease ABC subunit UvrA, with protein MKTAIIIKGAQEHNLKNIDLTIPRNNLVVFTGVSGSGKSSLAFDTLYAEGQRRYVESLSAYARQFLGQMEKPKVDYIEGLSPAISIEQKSASKNPRSTVGTATEIYDYLRVLYARIGKQYCYNCGRPVGSQTIDQMISHLMQNKPGTKLQILAPIVQNRKGEHKDELEMLRQEGFVRVMINGQLRNLEEEIVLDKKSKHNIDVVVDRIVIKEEIESRLSDSLELALKLADGIVKIDYPEEKQETILSAQNACPHCHIGFEELSPQSFSFNSPIGACPLCGGLGYKLEFDPDKVITDPELSILEGAVAPWGRLETKQHSWTLNTVQSLARAYDFSLSTPWYKLPEIVKQLILYGSKGKKFKNAWQNENGRGEFMMRFEGIIPQLERRMHETTSEEMRRYYLLYISDKPCPACNGSKLKPASLAVKIAGKNISEITAMSIREVYNFFDKLQLKGNEKIIAEEILKEIKNRLGFLMNVGLHYLTLDRRSPTLSGGEAQRIRLASQIGSQLVGVMYILDEPTIGLHQRDVAKLVAMLLQLRDLGNTVIVVEHDEYTIRTADQIVDFGPRAGIYGGEIVATGTLETILQNPQSLTGAYLSRRLKIPVPEKRIKPDGRMLSIINARHNNLKNLNVDIPLGLFVCVTGVSGSGKSSLINQTLSPFLHNHFYHTAQKVGKMDEIKGIEHIDKIITIDQQPIGRTPRSNPSTYVKLFDPIRELFAQLPASKMRGYTPGRFSFNVKGGRCEACEGAGVKQIEMHFMADIFVTCEVCKGKRYNQETLSIRYKGKNIADVLNMDVQEAIEFFDAIPAIRNKLKTLQEVGLDYLKLGQPSPTLSGGEAQRIKLSRELSKVSTGNTLYVLDEPTTGLHFDDINKLLKVLKKLVAMGNTVIVIEHNMDVIKSADWIIDLGPEGGDEGGKIICSGTPEEVMACPESATGLHLKQQLEKGKEETQNLLLEMNSEDKARKNNLKKKTTKRQAL; from the coding sequence TTGAAGACAGCTATTATTATAAAAGGTGCGCAGGAACATAATCTGAAAAATATTGATTTAACTATTCCGCGTAATAATCTTGTGGTTTTTACCGGTGTATCCGGTTCGGGAAAATCGTCCTTAGCGTTTGATACTCTATATGCTGAAGGCCAAAGAAGATATGTAGAATCCCTTTCTGCTTATGCCAGACAATTTTTAGGCCAAATGGAAAAACCCAAGGTTGATTATATTGAAGGTCTTTCTCCTGCGATATCTATAGAGCAAAAATCAGCCAGTAAAAATCCCCGTTCCACGGTAGGAACTGCTACCGAAATTTACGATTATTTAAGGGTTTTGTATGCCAGAATTGGAAAACAATATTGTTACAATTGCGGAAGACCGGTTGGTTCTCAGACAATTGATCAGATGATTTCCCATTTAATGCAAAATAAACCCGGCACCAAACTCCAAATTTTGGCTCCCATTGTTCAAAACCGTAAAGGCGAACATAAAGATGAACTGGAAATGCTTCGTCAGGAAGGTTTTGTGCGAGTAATGATCAATGGTCAATTAAGAAATTTGGAAGAAGAAATTGTATTGGATAAAAAGAGTAAGCATAATATAGATGTAGTGGTTGATAGGATTGTAATCAAGGAAGAAATTGAAAGTCGTCTTTCCGATTCTTTGGAATTAGCTTTGAAACTTGCAGATGGCATTGTAAAAATTGACTATCCGGAAGAAAAGCAAGAAACAATTCTTTCAGCTCAAAATGCCTGCCCGCATTGCCATATCGGTTTTGAAGAACTTTCCCCTCAAAGCTTTTCTTTCAACAGCCCTATTGGCGCTTGTCCTCTTTGTGGTGGCTTAGGTTATAAACTGGAATTTGATCCGGATAAGGTTATAACAGACCCCGAACTGAGTATTTTGGAAGGAGCGGTTGCCCCCTGGGGTCGTTTGGAAACAAAACAACACAGCTGGACTTTAAATACAGTCCAAAGTTTAGCCAGGGCTTATGATTTTTCTCTTTCCACTCCTTGGTATAAATTGCCGGAAATAGTGAAACAGCTTATTCTTTACGGTTCTAAGGGGAAAAAATTTAAAAATGCTTGGCAAAATGAAAATGGCAGGGGTGAATTTATGATGCGTTTTGAGGGAATTATTCCTCAGCTGGAAAGGAGAATGCACGAAACAACCTCTGAAGAAATGAGGCGTTATTATCTTCTGTATATTAGTGATAAGCCCTGTCCTGCCTGTAATGGAAGTAAACTGAAACCGGCATCGCTGGCTGTTAAAATAGCCGGTAAAAATATCAGCGAAATTACAGCAATGAGCATTCGTGAGGTATATAATTTTTTTGATAAATTGCAGTTGAAAGGAAATGAAAAGATTATTGCAGAAGAAATTCTGAAAGAAATAAAGAACCGTTTGGGTTTTCTGATGAATGTCGGTTTACATTATTTAACCTTGGATAGAAGGTCTCCTACTCTTTCGGGAGGTGAAGCGCAACGCATTCGTTTAGCAAGCCAAATTGGCAGTCAATTAGTTGGGGTTATGTATATTTTAGACGAGCCAACTATAGGACTTCATCAACGCGATGTTGCCAAACTTGTGGCTATGCTTTTGCAGCTTAGGGATTTAGGTAATACAGTAATCGTTGTAGAACATGATGAATATACCATTAGAACTGCCGATCAGATAGTTGATTTTGGACCAAGAGCAGGAATTTATGGCGGAGAAATAGTTGCCACAGGAACTTTAGAAACAATTTTGCAAAACCCGCAGTCATTAACCGGAGCATATCTTTCCCGACGCTTAAAAATTCCTGTTCCGGAAAAAAGAATTAAACCGGATGGCAGAATGTTGAGCATCATAAATGCCCGGCATAATAATTTGAAAAATTTGAATGTGGATATTCCTTTGGGACTTTTTGTCTGCGTTACAGGCGTTTCCGGAAGCGGGAAAAGCAGTTTAATCAATCAAACCCTTTCTCCTTTTCTGCACAATCATTTTTATCATACTGCCCAGAAGGTTGGTAAAATGGATGAAATTAAGGGAATTGAACACATAGATAAAATTATTACTATAGACCAACAACCCATCGGCAGAACTCCGCGTTCCAATCCTTCTACTTATGTTAAATTGTTTGATCCCATTCGTGAACTTTTTGCTCAGTTGCCTGCTTCCAAAATGCGGGGTTACACTCCCGGCAGATTTTCCTTCAATGTAAAAGGTGGACGCTGTGAAGCATGCGAAGGTGCCGGAGTAAAACAAATAGAAATGCACTTTATGGCAGATATTTTTGTAACCTGTGAGGTCTGCAAAGGCAAACGCTACAACCAGGAAACACTTTCTATCCGTTATAAAGGAAAAAACATTGCTGATGTGCTTAATATGGATGTGCAGGAAGCAATTGAGTTTTTTGATGCCATACCTGCTATTCGTAATAAACTGAAAACCCTGCAGGAAGTAGGATTGGATTATTTAAAACTGGGACAGCCCTCCCCCACTCTTTCCGGTGGAGAAGCACAAAGAATAAAACTTTCCCGGGAATTAAGCAAGGTTTCTACAGGCAATACACTTTATGTTTTGGATGAACCAACAACCGGACTTCACTTTGATGATATCAACAAACTGCTGAAGGTTCTAAAAAAACTCGTAGCTATGGGAAACACGGTTATTGTTATAGAACACAATATGGATGTAATAAAATCCGCGGATTGGATAATTGATTTGGGTCCTGAAGGAGGCGATGAAGGCGGAAAAATAATCTGTTCTGGCACTCCTGAAGAAGTTATGGCTTGTCCTGAATCGGCAACAGGTCTGCATCTAAAACAGCAATTGGAAAAAGGTAAGGAAGAAACACAAAATCTGCTACTGGAAATGAACTCGGAAGACAAAGCACGTAAAAATAACCTCAAAAAGAAAACAACCAAAAGACAGGCGCTATGA
- a CDS encoding alpha-amylase family glycosyl hydrolase, translating into MSYQHFSYSPLTAGKHTVGLAGDFTSWEIIPLDEIGGIYTLSIDLPPGVYQYKFIVDGNWIPDENNPHQVSDNFGGVNSLLIAEEEKEEVTWEDIIAQLPNKAPEKFYQFFRSSVNNYELRFSWYPKLAETINLLTESWNIEFKRIGQNPLYEVFYCLFKQTGIFSFRIKIQYKNKALYLGAEGFSKMEEDISPIKINLKDIPLFAIPDWVSRSIIYQIFPDRFCNGNIDNDPDFNEWYYADCKEPPPDGENLSPEKEYYHLVSDWNDISGLKQSPWQKKGIPDFFSFYGGDIAGVRQKLDYLLDLGINVIYFNPLWQAKSNHKYDSADYHSIDPHFATTEEMMDFVKIAHQKGIRIILDVAFNHTGETFWAFRDCVEKGPQSPYWNWYDWKKWPLPKPLPPDFNPKEYYQCWWGIKDMPDLNYDLALPHPDENAVRDIRKARPNAPLVDYLISTVRWWLIDIGIDGFRLDVPDEVPFWFWELFRKEVKKVKPDAWIVGEIWHEARQWVSPLYFDSVMNYAFFKTPVIEFFVLNIISKEEFCQKIETGLGLYPFHSLKAMMNLLGSHDTPRIFEICRGNVQRLKLAVIFQMCFIGAPHIYYGDEIAMEGGKDPDNRRPFNWNWENNPVACEVRAFYKQIISLRKAHPAFWDGHFAFLPAPENAIAFLREGDSEKILVFLNLGLDTVTISIPDEGEILFGNIDTKKQLQPLSAVILSLLVQPENAVPLQKSEKVKK; encoded by the coding sequence ATGAGTTATCAACATTTTAGCTATTCACCCTTAACTGCTGGAAAACATACAGTCGGTTTAGCAGGTGATTTTACTTCCTGGGAAATTATTCCTCTGGATGAAATTGGCGGAATATACACTCTGTCTATAGACCTGCCTCCGGGCGTTTATCAATATAAATTTATAGTGGATGGCAATTGGATTCCCGATGAAAACAACCCTCATCAGGTTTCTGATAATTTTGGGGGTGTAAATTCTCTGTTGATTGCGGAAGAAGAAAAAGAAGAAGTAACTTGGGAAGATATTATTGCACAACTGCCAAACAAAGCCCCTGAAAAATTCTATCAGTTCTTTCGTTCAAGTGTAAATAACTATGAACTGCGTTTTTCCTGGTATCCCAAATTAGCAGAAACGATAAATCTTTTAACCGAATCTTGGAATATAGAATTCAAGCGTATCGGACAAAATCCGCTTTATGAGGTCTTTTATTGTTTGTTTAAACAAACAGGTATTTTCTCCTTCCGCATAAAAATTCAATATAAAAATAAAGCTCTATATTTAGGTGCTGAGGGCTTTTCCAAAATGGAAGAAGATATCTCTCCCATAAAAATAAACCTAAAAGATATTCCTCTGTTCGCAATTCCAGATTGGGTTAGCCGCAGTATTATCTATCAAATTTTTCCCGACCGTTTCTGTAACGGCAATATAGACAACGATCCTGATTTCAATGAATGGTATTATGCCGATTGTAAAGAACCGCCTCCTGATGGAGAAAACCTTTCTCCGGAAAAAGAATATTATCATTTAGTTAGTGACTGGAACGATATTAGCGGATTAAAACAAAGTCCCTGGCAAAAAAAAGGGATACCGGATTTTTTTTCTTTTTACGGAGGTGATATTGCAGGAGTGCGACAAAAACTTGATTATCTACTTGATTTGGGCATTAATGTTATTTATTTCAATCCTTTGTGGCAAGCAAAATCCAATCATAAATATGACAGCGCTGATTACCATAGTATAGATCCTCATTTTGCTACTACGGAAGAAATGATGGATTTTGTAAAAATAGCTCACCAAAAGGGAATAAGAATAATTCTGGATGTGGCTTTCAATCATACCGGAGAGACCTTTTGGGCTTTTCGGGACTGTGTGGAAAAAGGACCTCAATCACCCTACTGGAATTGGTATGACTGGAAAAAATGGCCGCTGCCAAAACCCCTTCCTCCAGATTTTAATCCGAAAGAGTATTATCAATGTTGGTGGGGAATAAAAGATATGCCCGATTTGAATTATGACCTTGCTCTTCCCCATCCCGACGAAAATGCTGTGCGTGATATAAGAAAAGCTCGTCCTAATGCGCCTTTGGTTGATTATTTAATTTCTACCGTTCGCTGGTGGCTAATTGATATTGGAATTGATGGTTTCCGACTGGATGTGCCGGATGAAGTTCCCTTTTGGTTTTGGGAACTTTTCCGGAAAGAAGTAAAAAAGGTAAAACCGGATGCCTGGATTGTTGGAGAAATATGGCATGAAGCAAGACAATGGGTTTCTCCTTTATATTTTGATTCCGTAATGAACTATGCCTTTTTTAAAACTCCCGTAATTGAATTCTTCGTGTTAAATATCATCAGCAAAGAGGAGTTTTGCCAAAAAATAGAAACCGGACTTGGTCTTTATCCTTTTCATTCACTGAAAGCAATGATGAATTTGCTTGGCAGTCATGATACACCTCGTATTTTTGAAATTTGCCGGGGAAATGTGCAACGCCTTAAATTGGCTGTTATCTTTCAAATGTGTTTTATCGGAGCTCCCCATATTTATTACGGAGATGAAATTGCTATGGAAGGTGGAAAAGATCCTGATAACAGAAGACCTTTTAACTGGAATTGGGAAAATAATCCTGTTGCCTGCGAAGTAAGGGCTTTTTATAAACAGATAATTTCTTTAAGGAAAGCTCATCCTGCTTTTTGGGATGGTCATTTTGCTTTCTTGCCTGCTCCTGAAAATGCTATTGCTTTTCTACGCGAGGGAGATAGTGAAAAAATATTGGTATTCTTGAATTTGGGTCTTGATACTGTTACTATAAGTATTCCTGACGAGGGTGAAATTCTCTTCGGAAATATAGATACTAAAAAACAGTTGCAACCTCTTTCCGCTGTAATTCTTTCTTTACTGGTGCAGCCGGAGAACGCTGTTCCTCTGCAAAAAAGTGAAAAGGTGAAAAAGTGA
- a CDS encoding HU family DNA-binding protein, with protein MSRDELVKKIAANAGTSQKVASAALTAVLEGITESLKKGEKVSLVGFGSFSVAHRKARNGINPKTKKPLKIPARNVPVFKAGKNLKEAVKKAK; from the coding sequence ATGAGCAGAGACGAATTGGTAAAAAAGATCGCAGCTAATGCTGGTACTTCTCAAAAAGTAGCCAGTGCAGCCCTCACAGCTGTTCTTGAGGGCATAACGGAATCCTTGAAAAAGGGTGAAAAAGTTTCTTTAGTCGGTTTTGGTTCTTTTAGCGTTGCACATCGTAAAGCACGCAATGGTATCAATCCCAAAACCAAAAAACCTTTGAAGATTCCGGCACGCAATGTTCCGGTTTTCAAAGCTGGTAAAAACCTTAAAGAGGCCGTTAAAAAAGCCAAATAG
- a CDS encoding tetratricopeptide repeat protein yields the protein MKQKIMTFVVLVLLVLLSACGSNKKVQAPVEPVRNPLILAHSAAARGTEAFNDEIYNDAISAFTEAISLFNEAALTATPADSVAENIEKMNLNIAKSYIELANESMELSSFDEALDYYSKALNVYKSITPKLITQEELQQNIIGIYNNMAITAKQAGKYEQALTYYDQILKLTPNDADVLYAKFYVLRDNIKDENRAYAVLIDYAELTQDAKAFINVADSYAEKGNMIEAGKYYQKALAIEPSVDLYRRLANYYSGLKDYNNANLYLQKVADSNPEPSELAQIYALMAKNYEGMNDKKKMVEYYEKSLSIERNPQLALLLASYYNSQKNYAKVISNANITLSIDPKNADALMLRGVAYYQMKNYSAAKADLERLQNDPKYGTQAKNLLKNIPK from the coding sequence ATGAAACAGAAAATAATGACCTTCGTAGTCCTTGTTCTTTTGGTGTTGCTTAGTGCCTGTGGCAGCAACAAAAAAGTTCAAGCACCCGTTGAGCCGGTCCGTAATCCCTTAATTTTAGCCCATTCAGCAGCTGCAAGAGGAACTGAGGCATTCAACGATGAAATTTATAATGATGCTATTTCTGCTTTTACAGAAGCAATTTCCTTGTTTAATGAAGCTGCGCTAACTGCTACTCCTGCCGATTCAGTTGCCGAGAACATTGAAAAGATGAATTTGAACATTGCCAAGTCCTATATAGAACTTGCCAATGAAAGTATGGAATTAAGCAGTTTTGATGAAGCATTGGATTACTATAGCAAAGCCCTGAATGTTTATAAGTCAATCACTCCCAAACTGATAACCCAGGAAGAACTACAACAGAACATAATTGGTATCTATAACAATATGGCTATTACAGCTAAACAAGCAGGTAAATATGAACAAGCGCTAACTTATTACGATCAGATATTGAAACTCACTCCCAACGATGCTGATGTTCTTTATGCCAAGTTTTATGTTTTACGGGATAATATTAAGGATGAAAATCGTGCCTATGCAGTTTTAATTGACTATGCAGAGCTCACTCAGGATGCCAAGGCATTTATCAATGTAGCAGATAGCTATGCGGAAAAAGGCAATATGATTGAAGCCGGAAAATATTATCAGAAAGCATTAGCTATTGAACCCAGCGTTGATCTTTATCGTCGTTTGGCAAATTACTATAGCGGTTTGAAGGACTATAATAATGCGAACCTTTATTTGCAAAAGGTAGCGGACTCCAATCCCGAACCCTCTGAACTGGCACAAATATACGCTCTGATGGCTAAAAATTATGAGGGAATGAATGATAAGAAAAAGATGGTGGAATATTACGAAAAGTCCTTAAGTATAGAACGCAATCCTCAACTGGCATTGCTTTTAGCAAGTTATTACAATTCTCAAAAGAATTATGCCAAAGTAATCAGCAACGCCAATATCACACTTAGCATAGACCCCAAAAATGCTGATGCTTTAATGTTGCGTGGTGTTGCCTATTATCAGATGAAGAATTATTCTGCTGCTAAAGCTGATTTAGAACGGTTGCAAAACGATCCTAAATATGGAACTCAAGCCAAGAATTTGCTGAAGAATATACCTAAATAA